The following coding sequences are from one Planctomycetota bacterium window:
- a CDS encoding M20 family metallopeptidase, whose translation MPTVADTLAALVAIDSVNPAYPTLGGAPGPGESAVAAWVEAFLVERGIRTVVQGVLPGRANVLGVVPGRDDGRRVVLEAHMDTVSPAGMTIAPFAPRVADGRLHGRGACDVKGGLAAMLHALVDLAAGPPPPAEVVLAAVIDEEHAFRGVSRLVEHLRAAAAVVAEPTDLRIVTATKGVLRFRIHVHGRAAHTSKPWLGANAVVQGARVVLALDALHATLAARTHALLGSATGTVSMIAGGVQINIVPETCTLAVDRRLLPAERAADALDEYRQVLTAVESVPGCRIEVEEPFLVDEALDTPADRPAVAAARDVASRLGLDGQIVGVPYGSDASKFARAGVDALVFGPGSIDQAHAADEFVDITALETARGFYREWARAAGERGRA comes from the coding sequence ATGCCGACCGTCGCCGACACGCTCGCGGCCCTCGTCGCCATCGACAGCGTCAATCCCGCCTATCCCACGCTCGGCGGTGCGCCAGGCCCCGGCGAGAGCGCGGTCGCGGCCTGGGTCGAGGCGTTCCTCGTCGAGCGCGGGATCCGCACGGTCGTCCAGGGGGTGCTGCCGGGCCGGGCCAACGTGCTCGGTGTCGTGCCGGGGCGCGACGACGGCCGGCGGGTCGTGCTCGAAGCCCACATGGACACCGTCTCGCCGGCCGGAATGACGATCGCGCCGTTCGCGCCGCGCGTCGCCGACGGCCGGCTCCATGGCCGCGGCGCCTGCGACGTGAAGGGGGGCCTGGCGGCGATGCTCCACGCGCTGGTCGATCTGGCCGCCGGGCCGCCGCCGCCCGCCGAGGTCGTGCTCGCCGCGGTGATCGACGAGGAGCACGCGTTTCGCGGCGTGTCGCGGCTCGTCGAGCACCTCCGCGCGGCCGCGGCGGTCGTCGCCGAGCCGACCGACCTGCGGATCGTGACGGCCACCAAGGGCGTGCTGCGCTTCCGGATCCACGTCCACGGCCGGGCCGCCCACACGTCGAAGCCGTGGCTCGGCGCCAATGCAGTCGTCCAGGGGGCGCGCGTCGTCCTCGCCCTCGACGCCCTCCACGCCACGCTCGCCGCGCGGACCCACGCGCTGCTCGGCAGCGCCACCGGCACCGTGTCGATGATCGCCGGCGGCGTGCAGATCAATATCGTCCCCGAAACCTGCACGCTCGCGGTCGACCGTCGGCTGCTTCCGGCCGAGCGCGCCGCCGACGCGCTCGACGAATACCGGCAGGTGCTGACCGCGGTCGAGAGCGTGCCCGGCTGTCGGATCGAGGTCGAGGAGCCGTTTCTCGTCGACGAGGCGCTCGACACACCTGCCGACCGCCCCGCCGTGGCGGCGGCGCGCGACGTCGCTTCCCGTCTCGGGCTCGACGGGCAGATCGTCGGCGTGCCCTATGGCAGCGACGCCAGCAAGTTTGCCCGCGCCGGTGTCGATGCCCTCGTGTTCGGCCCCGGGAGCATCGACCAGGCCCATGCCGCCGACGAATTCGTCGACATCACGGCGCTCGAGACGGCGCGCGGGTTTTATCGCGAATGGGCCCGCGCCGCGGGGGAGCGGGGACGGGCGTGA